Proteins co-encoded in one Brassica rapa cultivar Chiifu-401-42 chromosome A02, CAAS_Brap_v3.01, whole genome shotgun sequence genomic window:
- the LOC103852940 gene encoding zinc-finger homeodomain protein 5 isoform X2: MDMRSHEMIERRSDDNGNNDHHQSKSSSISAAAKTTVRYRECLKNHAANVGGSVHDGCGEFMPSGEEGTLEALRCAACDCHRNFHRKEVDGVGSSAHHHRHHHQYGGGGGRRPPPPNMMLNPLMLPPPPNYAQMHHHKYGMSPPSGMVTPMSVAYGGGGGGAESSSEDLNMYGQSSGEHGGGATVGQMGFSKKRFRTKFTTEQKERMMEFAEKLGWRMNKQDEEELKRFCNDIGVKRQVFKVWMHNNKSNAKKPTTTTPGTL; encoded by the exons ATGGATATGAGAAGCCATGAAATGATAGAGAGAAGAAGTGATGACAATGGAAACAATG ATCACCACCAATCTAAGTCTTCCTCCATCTCCGCCGCCGCTAAAACCACCGTACGGTACCGGGAGTGTCTTAAGAACCACGCGGCGAACGTCGGAGGTAGTGTACATGATGGATGCGGCGAGTTTATGCCGAGTGGTGAAGAAGGAACATTAGAAGCTCTCAGATGCGCTGCTTGCGATTGCCACCGTAATTTTCACCGGAAAGAAGTCGACGGTGTTGGAAGCTCTGCTCATCACCACCGTCACCACCACCAGTAcggtggaggaggagggagaAGACCGCCGCCACCGAATATGATGCTTAACCCACTCATGCTTCCTCCGCCGCCGAATTACGCTCAGATGCACCACCACAAGTACGGAATGAGTCCTCCTAGTGGGATGGTGACGCCGATGAGCGTCGCTTACGGCGGAGGAGGTGGAGGAGCTGAGTCGTCTAGCGAAGATCTGAATATGTACGGACAATCAAGTGGAGAGCACGGAGGAGGTGCCACGGTGGGGCAGATGGGGTTTTCTAAGAAACGGTTTAGGACAAAGTTCACAACGGAGCAGAAGGAGAGGATGATGGAGTTTGCGGAGAAGCTAGGGTGGAGGATGAACAAGCAAGACGAGGAAGAGCTCAAGAGGTTCTGTAATGATATCGGAGTTAAGAGACAAGTGTTCAAAGTGTGGATGCACAATAACAAGAGCAATGCCAAgaaaccaacaacaacaacaccagGAACTCTCTAA
- the LOC103852940 gene encoding zinc-finger homeodomain protein 5 isoform X1 — protein MDMRSHEMIERRSDDNGNNGAGNISSIITNEDNCNGNNNNNTRVSCNSQTLDHHQSKSSSISAAAKTTVRYRECLKNHAANVGGSVHDGCGEFMPSGEEGTLEALRCAACDCHRNFHRKEVDGVGSSAHHHRHHHQYGGGGGRRPPPPNMMLNPLMLPPPPNYAQMHHHKYGMSPPSGMVTPMSVAYGGGGGGAESSSEDLNMYGQSSGEHGGGATVGQMGFSKKRFRTKFTTEQKERMMEFAEKLGWRMNKQDEEELKRFCNDIGVKRQVFKVWMHNNKSNAKKPTTTTPGTL, from the coding sequence ATGGATATGAGAAGCCATGAAATGATAGAGAGAAGAAGTGATGACAATGGAAACAATGGTGCTGGTAACATCAGTAGCATTATTACTAATGAAGATAATTGTAACGGTAATAATAACAACAACACTCGTGTCTCTTGCAACTCTCAAACCCTAGATCACCACCAATCTAAGTCTTCCTCCATCTCCGCCGCCGCTAAAACCACCGTACGGTACCGGGAGTGTCTTAAGAACCACGCGGCGAACGTCGGAGGTAGTGTACATGATGGATGCGGCGAGTTTATGCCGAGTGGTGAAGAAGGAACATTAGAAGCTCTCAGATGCGCTGCTTGCGATTGCCACCGTAATTTTCACCGGAAAGAAGTCGACGGTGTTGGAAGCTCTGCTCATCACCACCGTCACCACCACCAGTAcggtggaggaggagggagaAGACCGCCGCCACCGAATATGATGCTTAACCCACTCATGCTTCCTCCGCCGCCGAATTACGCTCAGATGCACCACCACAAGTACGGAATGAGTCCTCCTAGTGGGATGGTGACGCCGATGAGCGTCGCTTACGGCGGAGGAGGTGGAGGAGCTGAGTCGTCTAGCGAAGATCTGAATATGTACGGACAATCAAGTGGAGAGCACGGAGGAGGTGCCACGGTGGGGCAGATGGGGTTTTCTAAGAAACGGTTTAGGACAAAGTTCACAACGGAGCAGAAGGAGAGGATGATGGAGTTTGCGGAGAAGCTAGGGTGGAGGATGAACAAGCAAGACGAGGAAGAGCTCAAGAGGTTCTGTAATGATATCGGAGTTAAGAGACAAGTGTTCAAAGTGTGGATGCACAATAACAAGAGCAATGCCAAgaaaccaacaacaacaacaccagGAACTCTCTAA
- the LOC103852941 gene encoding protein RADIALIS-like 6 isoform X2 — protein MASKSRSSGSSWTFRQNKMFERALAVYDKDTPDRWHNVANAVGGKSAEEVKRHYDILVEDLISIETGRVPLPNYKTKSNSRGINDLDTRLMKNMKI, from the exons atggCGTCAAAGTCTAGAAGCTCGGGCTCGTCATGGACGTTCAGACAGAACAAGATGTTCGAGAGAGCCTTGGCAGTTTACGACAAGGACACACCAGATCGGTGGCACAATGTGGCAAACGCAGTCGGAGGGAAATCTGCAGAGGAAGTTAAGCGTCACTATGACATTCTCGTCGAAGATCTCATCAGCATCGAAACTGGTCGTGTCCCTTTGCCCAATTACAAGACTAAATCTAACTCAAGAGGCATCAATGACCTTGACACGAG gctAATGAAGAATATGAAGATATAA
- the LOC103852941 gene encoding protein RADIALIS-like 6 isoform X1 has product MASKSRSSGSSWTFRQNKMFERALAVYDKDTPDRWHNVANAVGGKSAEEVKRHYDILVEDLISIETGRVPLPNYKTKSNSRGINDLDTRYLIILIYDIYLF; this is encoded by the coding sequence atggCGTCAAAGTCTAGAAGCTCGGGCTCGTCATGGACGTTCAGACAGAACAAGATGTTCGAGAGAGCCTTGGCAGTTTACGACAAGGACACACCAGATCGGTGGCACAATGTGGCAAACGCAGTCGGAGGGAAATCTGCAGAGGAAGTTAAGCGTCACTATGACATTCTCGTCGAAGATCTCATCAGCATCGAAACTGGTCGTGTCCCTTTGCCCAATTACAAGACTAAATCTAACTCAAGAGGCATCAATGACCTTGACACGAGGTACTTAATTATCTTAATCtatgatatatatttgttttag
- the LOC103852943 gene encoding isoflavone reductase homolog P3, translating to MTTEKSKILVIGGTGYIGKFIVEGSAKSGHQTFALVREASLSDPAKGKMVQSFKDLGVTILNGDLSDKESLVKAIQHVDVVISTVGLSQLMNQLNIISAIKESGKHIKRFLPSEFGNDVDRTLATGPAKSEFAMKAEVRRAVEAEGVPYTYVINNCFDGYFLATLAQCETRLTSPPRDKVTIYGDGNAKAILNKEEDIAAYTMRAVDDPRTLNKTVYINPPKNIVSQNDVVALWESKIGKTLEKTYVSEEELLKKIPQSPHPLDLLLALNHAIFVKGDQTWFTIEPSFGVEASQLYPDVKYTSVDEYLSQFV from the exons ATGACGACGGAGAAAAGCAAGATTCTGGTGATCGGAGGAACCGGTTACATCGGAAAGTTCATAGTCGAAGGCAGCGCCAAATCCGGCCACCAAACATTCGCTCTCGTTAGAGAAGCCTCTCTCTCCGATCCAGCCAAGGGCAAAATGGTCCAGAGTTTCAAAGATCTTGGTGTCACCATACTAAAT GGAGATTTAAGCGACAAGGAGAGCTTAGTGAAGGCGATTCAACACGTTGATGTAGTTATCTCAACCGTTGGTCTCTCTCAACTCATGAACCAGCTCAATATCATCTCTGCTATTAAGGAATCTGGCAAGCATATTAAG AGATTCTTGCCGTCTGAGTTTGGCAACGATGTGGACCGAACGTTGGCGACTGGACCAGCAAAGTCGGAGTTCGCAATGAAGGCTGAGGTCCGTCGTGCTGTTGAAGCTGAAGGTGTACCATACACATACGTTATCAACAATTGCTTTGATGGCTATTTCTTAGCCACATTAGCTCAATGCGAAACCAGACTCACTTCTCCTCCTAGAGACAAAGTCACCATCTATGGAGATGGTAACGCTAAAG CCAttctaaacaaagaagaagacattGCTGCATACACCATGAGAGCCGTTGATGATCCGAGGACTCTCAACAAGACTGTCTACATCAACCCTCCAAAGAACATTGTTTCACAGAACGACGTCGTTGCCTTGTGGGAAAGCAAGATTGGTAAAACTCTTGAGAAGACTTACGTTTCAGAGGAAGAACTCCTCAAGAAAATCCCAC AGTCTCCCCATCCTCTAGATCTTCTGTTAGCTTTGAATCATGCCATCTTTGTTAAAGGAGATCAAACCTGGTTTACAATAGAGCCTTCCTTTGGAGTGGAAGCTTCTCAGCTTTATCCTGATGTCAAGTACACAAGCGTCGATGAGTATCTCAGCCAGTTTGTCTGA
- the LOC103852942 gene encoding glutathione S-transferase DHAR2: MADLEICVKGAVGAPDVLGDCPFSQRVLLTLEEKKLPYKIHLANVSDKPQWFLDINPEGKVPVMKLDGKWVADSDVIVGILEEKYPEPSLKTPPEFASVGSKIFGSFVTFLTSKDPSDGSDKALLNELESLENHLKTCPGPFVAGEKLTAVDLSLAPKLYHLEMALGHYKKWSVPESLTNVRSYANALFSRESFEKTKAKKEFVVAGWESKVNK; encoded by the exons ATGGCGGATCTTGAGATCTGCGTGAAGGGTGCCGTTGGTGCTCCTGATGTTCTCGGTGACT GCCCGTTCAGCCAACGGGTTCTTCTGACCCTCGAAGAGAAGAAACTTCCTTACAAGATTCATCTCGCTAACGTCTCCGACAAACCCCAATG GTTTTTAGACATTAACCCGGAAGGCAAAGTTCCGGTGATGAAGCTTGACGGAAAATGGGTGGCTGATTCAGACGTCATCGTCGGAATCCTCGAGGAGAAATATCCAGAGCCTTCTCTCAAGACTCCTCCTGAGTTCGCCTCTGTTGGATCCAAAATCTTTGGTTCTTTTGTGACTTTCTTGACAAGCAAAGACCCCAGTGACGGTTCCGACAAGGCTTTGCTTAACGAGTTAGAATCCCTGGAGAATCACCTTAAGACATGTCCTGGTCCTTTTGTAGCTGGAGAGAAACTCACTGCGGTTGATCTGAGTTTAGCACCAAAGCTTTACCATCTTGAGATGGCTCTTGGTCACTACAAGAAATGGTCTGTCCCTGAGAGCTTGACCAATGTTCGTAGCTACGCTAACGCTTTGTTCTCTAGAGAGTCGTTCGAGAAAACCAAAGCTAAGAAGGAGTTTGTGGTCGCTGGTTGGGAATCTAAGGTGAACAAGTGA
- the LOC117131949 gene encoding isoflavone reductase homolog P3-like, which yields MASQVKWSSRTVINKEEDIAAYTIKTVDDPKTVNKILYNKPPKNTLSMNEMVALWEKKVGKSLEKTHISEELVLKTQKHPRLIMSPVPMNVILSINHSVFVKGDQTNFTIEPSFGLEASVLYRDVMYTCIEEYLSHFA from the exons ATGGCGTCACAAGTGAAGTGGTCGTCACGAA CTGTGATCAACAAGGAGGAAGATATTGCTGCTTACACAATCAAGACAGTGGATGATCCCAAGACTGTTAACAAAATCCTCTACAATAAACCTCCCAAGAACACGTTGTCAATGAACGAAATGGTCGCTTTGTGGGAGAAAAAGGTCGGCAAGTCGCTTGAGAAGACTCACATCTCAGAAGAACTAGTGCTCAAAACTCAAAAGCACCCAAGGCTTATAA TGTCTCCGGTTCCCATGAACGTTATTCTGTCGATAAACCACTCAGTGTTTGTGAAGGGAGATCAGACAAATTTCACTATAGAGCCTTCCTTTGGTCTTGAAGCCTCTGTGCTTTACCGTGATGTCATGTACACATGCATTGAGGAGTATCTCAGTCACTTCGCTTGA
- the LOC103852944 gene encoding uncharacterized protein LOC103852944 isoform X2, whose translation MTKPFEFHGVEAEKAEAMRRYNNQKCFRNIIRACAVALLFYLWFPTVTVSLLAVGDWFYRTGAVIVTNRTVVFVSANLLVALVFILSRDRDDESSSKPDLYDQYTSSSSSSAVIVPAADEKVVDDDGPKNQTVAALVEEVVAEKQIVPAFIEEKVAVEEVEAVTTELKRTYRRTKSERKKKVNRPVTEFRRTESANSGIERLSSEEFRLKVEAFIMEKKRCLVQEENDVVACGLELVGAADSSYGSY comes from the exons atgacgAAACCGTTTGAGTTCCATGGTGTGGAGGCGGAGAAAGCAGAAGCGATGAGGAGATACAACAACCAAAAATGCTTCCGGAACATTATACGAGCATGCGCCGTCGCTTTACTGTTTTACTTGTGGTTTCCGACAGTGACGGTTTCACTGCTAGCTGTCGGCGACTGGTTTTACCGAACCGGAGCGGTTATCGTAACCAATCGTACCGTTGTCTTCGTCTCCGCAAACTTACTCGTCGCTTTGGTTTTCATTCTATCTCGCGATCGCGACGACGAGAGTAGTTCCAAACCAGATCTATACGATCAGTACACCTCCTCCTCATCCTCCTCCGCCGTTATCGTACCCGCCGCTGATGAAAAAGTGGTAGACGATGATGGTCCGAAGAATCAAACCGTTGCGGCGTTGGTCGAGGAG GTAGTCGCAGAGAAGCAAATCGTTCCGGCGTTTATTGAGGAGAAGGTGGCTGTGGAGGAGGTGGAGGCGGTTACAACAGAGTTAAAGAGGACCTATAGGAGGACGAAGTcggagagaaagaagaaggttAACCGGCCGGTGACGGAGTTTCGAAGGACAGAGTCGGCGAACTCGGGGATAGAGAGATTGAGCAGCGAGGAGTTTCGTTTGAAGGTAGAGGCATTTAtaatggagaagaagagatgtCTTGTTCAGGaagaaaacgacgtcgttgcATGTGGACTTGAGCTGGTTGGTGCTGCTGACTCTAGCTATGGATCGTACTAA
- the LOC103852944 gene encoding uncharacterized protein LOC103852944 isoform X1, protein MTKPFEFHGVEAEKAEAMRRYNNQKCFRNIIRACAVALLFYLWFPTVTVSLLAVGDWFYRTGAVIVTNRTVVFVSANLLVALVFILSRDRDDESSSKPDLYDQYTSSSSSSAVIVPAADEKVVDDDGPKNQTVAALVEEVVAERQIVPALVEEVVAEKQIVPAFIEEKVAVEEVEAVTTELKRTYRRTKSERKKKVNRPVTEFRRTESANSGIERLSSEEFRLKVEAFIMEKKRCLVQEENDVVACGLELVGAADSSYGSY, encoded by the exons atgacgAAACCGTTTGAGTTCCATGGTGTGGAGGCGGAGAAAGCAGAAGCGATGAGGAGATACAACAACCAAAAATGCTTCCGGAACATTATACGAGCATGCGCCGTCGCTTTACTGTTTTACTTGTGGTTTCCGACAGTGACGGTTTCACTGCTAGCTGTCGGCGACTGGTTTTACCGAACCGGAGCGGTTATCGTAACCAATCGTACCGTTGTCTTCGTCTCCGCAAACTTACTCGTCGCTTTGGTTTTCATTCTATCTCGCGATCGCGACGACGAGAGTAGTTCCAAACCAGATCTATACGATCAGTACACCTCCTCCTCATCCTCCTCCGCCGTTATCGTACCCGCCGCTGATGAAAAAGTGGTAGACGATGATGGTCCGAAGAATCAAACCGTTGCGGCGTTGGTCGAGGAG GTAGTTGCGGAGAGGCAAATCGTTCCGGCGTTGGTAGAGGAGGTAGTCGCAGAGAAGCAAATCGTTCCGGCGTTTATTGAGGAGAAGGTGGCTGTGGAGGAGGTGGAGGCGGTTACAACAGAGTTAAAGAGGACCTATAGGAGGACGAAGTcggagagaaagaagaaggttAACCGGCCGGTGACGGAGTTTCGAAGGACAGAGTCGGCGAACTCGGGGATAGAGAGATTGAGCAGCGAGGAGTTTCGTTTGAAGGTAGAGGCATTTAtaatggagaagaagagatgtCTTGTTCAGGaagaaaacgacgtcgttgcATGTGGACTTGAGCTGGTTGGTGCTGCTGACTCTAGCTATGGATCGTACTAA
- the LOC108870773 gene encoding LOW QUALITY PROTEIN: uncharacterized protein LOC108870773 (The sequence of the model RefSeq protein was modified relative to this genomic sequence to represent the inferred CDS: deleted 1 base in 1 codon), protein MWNAVINTHEATIKYLNSEIVGLYPEGSPSRNSRRPKTSLGPGGGLEIVFNQQ, encoded by the exons ATGTGGAATGCTGTTATTAACACACATGAAGCC ACgattaaatatttaaactcAGAAATTGTAGGGCTTTACCCCGAAGGGAGCCCTTCCAGAAATTCTCGAAGGCCCAAGACAAGC TTAGGCCCAGGAGGGGGTTTGGAAATAGTTTTCAACCAGCAATAG
- the LOC103852946 gene encoding bifunctional nuclease 1 produces MRSVQAPVVCPAIRPRQVGACALKPTLLRSQFLGHRIKSHVTLRLHPRGCSKISIKCVFSSHSDGNGSTAENFNENDEEYVNSSIVEAVEVKSGADGFMVKMRDGRQLRCVHNNPQGGHLPDYAPHPAIVLKMEDGTGLLLPIIVLEMPSVLLMAAMTNVQIARPTMYQVVKEMVDKMGYEVRLVRVTKRVHEAYFAQLYLSKVGNASDCISFDLRPSDAINIAVRCKVPIQVNKYLAYSDGMRVIESGKLSQQTPASDGLLFTEQDRPNGQACLDTKEFNILSNMMQAVNEERYDEAAEWRDKLGQFRAKRNLRKYT; encoded by the exons ATGAGGTCGGTTCAAGCACCGGTTGTTTGCCCTGCGATTCGTCCGAGACAAGTAGGTGCATGCGCTCTGAAACCTACGCTTCTCAGAAGCCAATTCTTGGGTCATCGGATCAAGTCTCATGTCACGCTTCGTCTGCATCCGCGGGGGTGTAGCAAGATTAGCATCAAGTGTGTTTTCAGCTCTCACTCTGATGGTAACGGAAGCACCGCTGAGAATTTCAACGAAAACGATGAGGAGTATGTCAACTCTAGCATAGTGGAAGCTG TTGAGGTGAAGAGTGGAGCTGATGGTTTCATGGTGAAGATGAGAGACGGCAGGCAGCTACGATGTGTTCATAACAATCCTCAAGGAGGCCATTTGCCTGATTATGCTCCACACCCTGCTATTGTTTTGAAAATGGAAGATGGGACTGGTCTTCTCCTTCCTATTATTGTTT TGGAGATGCCTAGTGTGTTACTTATGGCAGCAATGACCAATGTCCAGATT GCAAGACCAACCATGTATCAAGTGGTGAAGGAAATGGTGGACAAGATGGGTTACGAA GTTAGACTTGTTAGAGTGACCAAAAGAGTTCACGAGGCGTACTTTGCCCAGTTATACCTTTCAAAG GTGGGTAATGCATCGGACTGCATCAGCTTTGACCTCCGCCCTTCAGATGCAATTAACATAGCTGTTAGATGCAAG gTACCTATCCAAGTGAACAAATACCTTGCATATAGTGATGGAATGAGAGTCATCGAGTCAGGGAAGCTGTCACAACAGACACCTGCTTCAGATGGCTTATTGTTTACTGAACAAGACCG ACCAAATGGTCAGGCTTGCCTTGATACCAAAGAGTTCAATATTCTGAGCAACATGATGCAAGCCGTTAATGAAGAGCGATATGATGAAGCTG CTGAATGGAGAGACAAGCTTGGCCAGTTTCGGGCCAAGCGTAACCTCAGGAAATACACATAA